One Turneriella parva DSM 21527 genomic region harbors:
- the cysW gene encoding sulfate ABC transporter permease subunit CysW, whose protein sequence is MNSTPSHIRDPRWLQVSFIIFAVGFLTLLLLLPLYEIFTQAFNKGWDFYAEALQDPIALDSIKLTLIAAGVSVPLNLAFGVIAAYCVTKFDFWGKSFLISLIDLPFAISPVISGLIYVLIFGLQGWFGPALQASGIKIIFAIPGIILATIFVTFPFVARELIPLMEEQGKTEEEAALMLGASPLKMFFMVTLPNIKWGLIYGVILCNARAMGEFGAVSVVSGHIRGETNTMPLHVEILYNEYNFTAAFAVASLLAFLALATLLVKSLVELKVKLSQRSARVSKVAAG, encoded by the coding sequence ATGAACTCCACACCATCACACATACGCGACCCACGTTGGCTACAGGTGTCGTTTATCATCTTTGCCGTCGGATTTCTCACGCTTCTGCTTCTTTTACCCCTATACGAAATTTTTACCCAGGCGTTCAATAAAGGCTGGGATTTCTACGCCGAGGCACTTCAAGACCCCATTGCGCTCGACTCGATCAAACTCACGCTGATTGCAGCCGGTGTTTCGGTGCCGCTCAATCTCGCATTTGGCGTCATCGCCGCTTATTGTGTGACAAAATTCGATTTCTGGGGCAAGAGTTTTCTGATCTCGCTGATCGACCTGCCGTTCGCGATTTCGCCAGTCATTTCGGGCCTTATCTATGTGCTGATCTTCGGCTTGCAAGGCTGGTTCGGGCCAGCGCTGCAGGCAAGCGGCATCAAAATCATCTTTGCAATACCGGGCATTATTCTCGCGACAATTTTCGTCACCTTTCCATTTGTCGCACGTGAACTGATTCCGCTGATGGAAGAGCAGGGCAAGACCGAAGAAGAGGCGGCGCTGATGCTCGGTGCGAGTCCCCTGAAGATGTTCTTTATGGTGACGCTGCCCAACATCAAGTGGGGGCTCATCTATGGCGTAATTCTCTGCAACGCTCGCGCGATGGGAGAATTCGGTGCGGTATCGGTTGTATCGGGGCATATCCGCGGGGAAACGAATACCATGCCGCTGCACGTCGAAATTCTTTATAACGAGTACAATTTTACAGCAGCCTTTGCCGTTGCTTCGTTGCTGGCGTTTCTGGCGCTGGCGACATTGCTCGTCAAGTCACTGGTCGAGCTAAAAGTCAAACTCTCACAACGAAGCGCCAGAGTATCAAAAGTCGCCGCCGGGTAG
- the cysT gene encoding sulfate ABC transporter permease subunit CysT, whose product MTFRERSILPGFRLTFAWTVIYLSVIVLIPLGGMFAKSFSLGWGEFVEHAFAHRTLVSLRLSFTTALIAALINLFAGFVIAWVLTRYDFFGKRLLDTLVDLPFALPTAVAGIALCTVYAENGSLGAPLLKAGIKAAYNPVGITIALIFIGLPFVVRSVQPVLEDFEREIEEAAGSLGATRLQTIRLVILPSLIPALLSGTIMAFSRALGEYGSVIFIAGNIPFKSEIAPLIIVTKLEQHNVQGATAVAAIMLMISFALLVALNFLQIRQKRKAR is encoded by the coding sequence ATGACGTTTCGCGAAAGATCGATTCTCCCGGGCTTCAGGTTGACTTTTGCCTGGACAGTCATTTATCTCTCGGTAATCGTCTTGATTCCGCTCGGCGGTATGTTCGCCAAGAGTTTCTCGTTAGGCTGGGGTGAATTCGTCGAGCATGCCTTTGCGCACCGTACTCTCGTATCGCTTCGCCTGAGCTTCACGACGGCGCTGATTGCAGCGCTCATCAACCTTTTCGCCGGGTTTGTGATTGCCTGGGTGCTGACGCGCTACGACTTTTTTGGCAAGCGCCTGCTCGATACGCTCGTTGACCTGCCGTTCGCGCTGCCGACTGCCGTCGCCGGTATCGCGCTGTGCACGGTCTATGCAGAAAATGGCAGCCTCGGCGCGCCGTTACTGAAGGCGGGAATCAAAGCAGCCTATAATCCCGTCGGAATCACCATCGCACTCATCTTTATCGGCTTGCCCTTCGTCGTGCGCTCGGTGCAGCCGGTACTCGAAGATTTCGAGCGCGAAATCGAAGAGGCAGCCGGCAGCCTCGGCGCGACGCGTCTGCAGACGATCAGGCTGGTGATTCTACCGTCGCTGATACCTGCGCTGCTTTCGGGTACCATAATGGCTTTTTCGCGCGCACTCGGTGAGTACGGCAGCGTCATTTTTATCGCGGGCAATATTCCCTTCAAGAGTGAAATTGCGCCGCTCATTATTGTCACCAAACTCGAACAGCATAATGTGCAGGGTGCCACCGCGGTTGCAGCGATCATGCTCATGATCTCGTTTGCGCTGCTGGTTGCGCTGAATTTTCTACAGATCAGACAGAAGAGAAAGGCCCGATGA